The following coding sequences lie in one Apteryx mantelli isolate bAptMan1 chromosome 6, bAptMan1.hap1, whole genome shotgun sequence genomic window:
- the TFCP2L1 gene encoding transcription factor CP2-like protein 1, whose amino-acid sequence MLFWHTQPEHYNQHSTGSYLRDVLALPIFKQEEPQLSPENEAKLPPFQYVLCTATSPAVKLHEETLTYLNQGQSYEIRLLENRKLGEFQDLNTKYVKSIIRVVFHDRRLQYTEHQQLEGWRWSRPGDRILDIDIPLSVGILDPRASPTQLNTVEFLWDPSKRASAFIQVHCISTEFTPRKHGGEKGVPFRVQIDTFKQNENGEYTEHLHSASCQIKVFKPKGADRKQKTDREKMEKKTTQEKEKYQPSYETTILTECSPWPDVPYQMNNAPSPSYNSSPNSFNLGDGNSSPTHQVELLPPSNDHLLPSASIQDAQQWLHRNRFSPFCRLFSSFSGADLLKMSKEDFVQICGPADGIRLFNAIKGRNVRPKMTIYVCQEPEQNRSHLHQKRENGDGGLCVYHAIFLEELTTLELIEKIANLYSISPQQINRIYRQGPTGIHVLVSNEMVQNFQDESCFVISTLKAESNDGYHIILK is encoded by the exons TGATGTGCTTGCACTGCCAATCTTCAAGCAGGAAGAACCACAGCTGTCTCCTGAGAATGAAGCCAAACTGCCTCCATTTCAGTATGTTCTCTGCACAGCTACGTCACCTGCTGTGAAACTGCATGAAGAAACCCTGACCTATCTCAACCAAG GTCAGTCTTATGAAATCCGTCTACTTGAGAATAGGAAATTGGGAGAGTTTCAAGATTTAAACACAAAATATGTAAAG AGCATAATTCGTGTAGTTTTCCACGATCGACGCCTGCAGTACACAGAACATCAGCAACTAGAGGGCTGGAGGTGGAGTCGACCTGGGGACCGCATCCTTGATATAG ATATTCCACTGTCAGTTGGTATCTTGGATCCCAGGGCCAGCCCAACCCAGTTGAACACTGTTGAGTTTCTGTGGGATCCATCAAAGAGAGCCTCGGCATTCATTCAG GTACATTGTATCAGCACAGAATTTACTCCACGGAAACATGGAGGAGAGAAAGGGGTGCCCTTCCGGGTGCAAATCGACACCtttaaacagaatgaaaatggtGAATACACAGAACACTTGCATTCTGCAAGCTGCCAGATCAAAGTGTTCAAG CCTAAAGGAGCAGACAGAAAACAGAAGACTgacagggaaaaaatggagaagaaGACCACCCAAGAGAAGGAGAAGTATCAGCCTTCCTATGAGACAACCATTCTCACAGAG TGCTCTCCCTGGCCAGATGTGCCTTATCAAATGAACAATGCTCCATCTCCAAGCTACAACAGTTCTCCAAACAGCTTCAACCTTGGAGATGG caaCAGTTCTCCAACCCACCAAGTGGAGCTCCTGCCTCCCAGCAATGAT catctccttccttctgcttctatTCAAGATGCCCAGCAGTGGCTACATCGTAATAGGTTTTCTCCATTCTGTAGACTCTTCTCAAGTTTTTCGG GTGCTGACTTACTGAAGATGTCTAAAGAAGATTTTGTTCAAATCTGTGGGCCTGCTGATGGAATTCGGCTCTTTAATGCAATCAAAGGAAG AAATGTAAGGCCCAAGATGACAATTTATGTCTGTCAAGAACCGGAGCAAAACAGGTCCCATCTTCACCAAAAACGAGAGAATGGAGACGGCGGTCTGTGTG TATATCATGCAATCTTCTTGGAAGAGCTGACCACCCTGGAATTAATTGAGAAGATTGCAAACTTGTACAGCATTTCTCCACAGCAGATAAATAGAATCTATCGGCAGGGACCCACAGGGATCCATGTATTAGTGAGCAATGAG ATGGTGCAAAACTTCCAAGATGAATCTTGTTTTGTTATCAGCACATTAAAAG CTGAAAGCAATGATGGCTACCACATCATTTTAAAATGA